The Agromyces hippuratus genome has a window encoding:
- a CDS encoding ABC transporter ATP-binding protein, which produces MTLTETAAPASTQPHILCTDLVRIFSADGVEVQALQGLNLRVDPGEMVAVVGASGSGKSTLLTILSGLDTATAGVARVAGHDLLSMGGRERVAYQRHTVGFVWQQTSRNLLPYLTSAENVALAMNVAGTLRGAPRARRVEELLELLDVGEMHDRRPGELSGGQQQRVAIAVALANSPQVLLADEPTGELDESTSAAVLEAMRGVNEELGVTTLIVTHDPTVSGHVRRTVQIRDGRTSTEVLRSTRVDEHGEEQHIAEEFAVLDRVGRLQLPHDFMQSLELRDRVRLALEADHVGVWPGDEGRADAAPPPPAAPPPPSGAPGTPAPTSRRARRAEERAAEASVADAREEER; this is translated from the coding sequence GTGACCCTCACCGAGACGGCGGCGCCCGCATCGACGCAGCCCCATATCCTCTGCACCGACCTCGTGCGCATCTTCAGCGCCGACGGTGTCGAGGTGCAGGCGCTCCAGGGGCTGAACCTGCGGGTCGACCCGGGCGAGATGGTCGCCGTCGTCGGCGCATCGGGCTCCGGCAAGTCGACGCTGCTCACGATCCTCTCCGGGCTCGACACCGCCACTGCCGGTGTCGCCAGGGTGGCCGGCCACGACCTGCTCTCCATGGGTGGACGCGAGCGGGTCGCCTACCAGCGGCACACGGTGGGCTTCGTCTGGCAGCAGACCTCGCGCAACCTCCTGCCGTACCTCACCTCCGCCGAGAACGTCGCGCTGGCGATGAACGTCGCCGGCACCCTCCGCGGCGCGCCGAGGGCCCGCCGCGTCGAGGAGCTCCTCGAACTGCTCGACGTCGGCGAGATGCACGACCGACGTCCGGGCGAGCTCTCGGGCGGCCAGCAGCAGCGCGTCGCGATCGCCGTGGCGCTCGCGAACTCCCCGCAGGTGCTGCTCGCCGACGAACCCACGGGCGAGCTCGACGAGTCGACCTCCGCCGCGGTGCTCGAGGCGATGCGCGGCGTCAACGAGGAGCTCGGCGTCACGACGCTCATCGTCACGCACGACCCGACGGTGTCGGGCCACGTGCGCCGCACGGTGCAGATCCGCGACGGCCGCACCTCCACCGAGGTGCTGCGGTCGACCCGGGTCGACGAGCACGGCGAAGAGCAGCACATCGCCGAGGAGTTCGCGGTGCTCGACCGGGTCGGCCGCCTGCAGCTGCCGCACGATTTCATGCAGAGCCTCGAACTGCGCGATCGCGTTCGACTCGCCCTCGAGGCCGACCACGTCGGCGTGTGGCCGGGCGACGAGGGGCGAGCGGATGCCGCGCCGCCGCCGCCGGCCGCTCCGCCGCCCCCGTCCGGCGCCCCCGGCACCCCGGCCCCCACCTCCCGACGCGCCCGGCGCGCCGAGGAGCGCGCGGCCGAGGCATCCGTCGCCGACGCACGGGAGGAGGAACGATGA
- a CDS encoding ABC transporter ATP-binding protein, translated as MSTLRAESISRVFESKAGAVHAVADVSLEVRPGELLVVTGPSGAGKTTLLNLLGGLDRPSSGRVLLGDDELSALGDDELAAVRRDRLGYIFQSFGLIPVLSAAENVEVPLRLQRMDPAERDARVAESLDLVGLGGHAAQRPYELSGGQQQRVGIARALAARPQLLLADEPTGQLDSGTAATVMDLIGELVHARGVAAVVTTHDPALVGRADRVLELHDGRAVSLSAPAPTGT; from the coding sequence ATGAGCACGCTGCGCGCCGAATCGATCAGCCGGGTCTTCGAGTCGAAGGCCGGGGCCGTGCACGCGGTCGCCGACGTGTCGCTCGAGGTGCGGCCCGGCGAGCTGCTCGTCGTGACGGGCCCGTCAGGCGCCGGCAAGACGACGCTGCTCAACCTGCTCGGCGGACTCGACCGGCCGTCGAGCGGGCGCGTCCTCCTCGGCGACGACGAGCTCTCGGCCCTCGGCGACGACGAACTCGCGGCGGTTCGGCGCGACCGTCTCGGCTACATCTTCCAGTCGTTCGGGCTGATCCCGGTGCTCTCGGCCGCGGAGAACGTCGAGGTGCCGCTCCGCCTGCAGCGCATGGACCCCGCCGAACGCGACGCCCGCGTCGCCGAGTCGCTCGACCTCGTCGGCCTCGGCGGGCACGCCGCCCAGCGACCCTACGAGCTCTCGGGCGGGCAGCAGCAGCGCGTCGGCATCGCGCGGGCCCTCGCAGCACGCCCGCAGCTGCTCCTCGCCGACGAGCCGACAGGGCAGCTCGACAGCGGCACCGCCGCGACCGTCATGGATCTCATCGGCGAACTCGTGCACGCCCGCGGCGTCGCCGCCGTCGTCACGACCCACGACCCGGCCCTCGTCGGCCGTGCCGACCGCGTGCTCGAACTGCACGACGGCCGGGCGGTCTCGCTCAGCGCACCCGCACCGACAGGCACGTGA
- the ddaH gene encoding dimethylargininase produces MTSPAMPPTAPARFTPAITPGRRVAAVMASSAAVALAAMLVSLLAFFIGSGQSPQVLGQVFGHFALAAFAAWVLLSVANAVGATRAWFLTLITGFTSGCLAALIATTATASSAGNPLSGAIFLFVVGSLVSLNLIFILSVIVGEMLLAPVVFRGILAYAPEAVDRRIALVRIPASNLDEAVLTHRDRQPIDQALADQQWDNYCAALVAEGWETIEVDAAPELADSVFVEDMVVMFGDLAVLASPGAESRRPEVEAVERAVREVPGLTVTRIELPGTLDGGDVLKVGSTVYVGASDRTNAEGIRQLRTLLTPHRYTVVAVPVTKALHLKSAATALPDGTIIGDPALLDVSSLFPRFLPVFEPEGVAVVELSRESLLMSSSAPQTAAMIASLGYRVVTVDIGEFEKLEGCVTCLSVRVR; encoded by the coding sequence ATGACGTCCCCCGCCATGCCCCCGACCGCCCCGGCCAGGTTCACCCCGGCGATCACCCCGGGGCGGCGGGTGGCCGCGGTGATGGCCTCTTCGGCCGCCGTCGCACTCGCGGCGATGCTCGTCTCGCTGCTGGCGTTCTTCATCGGCAGTGGTCAGTCGCCGCAGGTGCTCGGACAGGTCTTCGGCCACTTCGCACTCGCGGCCTTCGCCGCGTGGGTGCTGCTCTCGGTCGCGAACGCGGTGGGGGCGACGCGCGCCTGGTTCCTGACGCTCATCACCGGCTTCACCTCGGGCTGCCTCGCCGCGCTGATCGCGACGACCGCGACGGCGAGCTCCGCGGGCAACCCGCTCTCGGGAGCGATCTTCCTGTTCGTGGTCGGCTCGCTCGTGAGCCTCAACCTGATCTTCATCCTCTCGGTCATCGTCGGCGAGATGCTGCTCGCACCCGTCGTGTTCCGCGGCATCCTCGCCTACGCCCCCGAGGCGGTCGACCGGCGCATCGCGCTCGTGCGCATCCCCGCGTCGAACCTCGACGAGGCCGTGCTCACGCACCGCGACCGGCAGCCGATCGACCAGGCGCTCGCCGACCAGCAGTGGGACAACTACTGCGCGGCGCTCGTGGCCGAGGGTTGGGAGACGATCGAGGTCGACGCGGCGCCCGAACTGGCCGACTCGGTCTTCGTCGAGGACATGGTCGTGATGTTCGGCGACCTCGCCGTGCTCGCGAGCCCCGGCGCCGAGTCGCGCCGCCCCGAGGTCGAGGCCGTCGAACGCGCGGTGCGCGAGGTGCCCGGGCTCACGGTGACCCGTATCGAGCTGCCGGGCACCCTCGACGGCGGCGATGTGCTGAAGGTCGGTTCGACGGTCTACGTCGGCGCGTCGGACCGCACGAACGCCGAGGGCATCAGGCAGCTGCGCACCCTGCTCACCCCGCACCGGTACACCGTCGTGGCCGTGCCCGTCACGAAGGCGCTGCACCTGAAGAGCGCCGCCACCGCCCTGCCCGATGGCACCATCATCGGCGACCCGGCGCTGCTCGACGTCTCGAGCCTCTTCCCGCGCTTCCTGCCGGTGTTCGAGCCCGAGGGCGTCGCCGTGGTCGAGCTGTCGCGCGAGTCGCTGCTGATGTCGTCGTCGGCGCCGCAGACGGCGGCGATGATCGCGAGCCTCGGCTACCGGGTCGTGACCGTCGACATCGGCGAGTTCGAGAAGCTCGAGGGCTGCGTCACGTGCCTGTCGGTGCGGGTGCGCTGA
- a CDS encoding Glu/Leu/Phe/Val dehydrogenase family protein — translation MTITHAPATPATGASAALPTEAPDHERVLITRGARSGLTIIVAVHSTRLGQALGGARLWHYGQWTDALADALRLSQAMTMKNAAAGLARGGGKSVIAIPAGTKLDAAATHDAMLDLGDAIESLGGAYMTAEDVGTSAELMAVVHERTEHVCGLPPEQGGVGEPADATAAGVHASILATLGEVFGSNDPAGRHFVIVGLGQVGGRLARSLAAAGARLTVTDVAEGKRALADELGAAWVDPAEAHLVEADVFVPCGLGGVLTPEVVRDLRVAAVVGAANNQLASRDVAALMQERGIVWAPDFVVNAGGVIYLDVASVPGADQAALDARIEGIGDTVASVLRSARADGTTTLEAAERLARTRLDAGR, via the coding sequence ATGACGATCACCCACGCACCGGCGACCCCCGCGACCGGCGCAAGCGCAGCACTGCCGACGGAGGCACCCGACCACGAACGGGTGCTCATCACCCGCGGCGCCCGTTCCGGGCTCACGATCATCGTGGCCGTGCACTCGACCCGCCTCGGCCAGGCGCTCGGCGGCGCCCGGCTCTGGCACTACGGCCAGTGGACCGATGCCCTCGCCGACGCGCTCCGCCTCTCGCAGGCGATGACGATGAAGAACGCCGCGGCCGGCCTCGCGCGCGGCGGCGGCAAGTCCGTCATCGCGATCCCCGCCGGCACGAAGCTCGACGCCGCCGCCACCCACGACGCCATGCTCGACCTCGGCGACGCGATCGAGTCCCTCGGCGGCGCATACATGACGGCCGAAGACGTCGGCACGAGCGCCGAGCTCATGGCCGTCGTGCACGAGCGCACCGAGCACGTGTGCGGTCTCCCGCCCGAGCAGGGCGGCGTCGGCGAGCCGGCGGACGCCACGGCCGCGGGCGTGCACGCCTCCATCCTCGCGACGCTCGGCGAGGTCTTCGGTTCGAACGACCCCGCCGGCCGTCACTTCGTGATCGTCGGCCTCGGGCAGGTCGGCGGCCGCCTGGCACGCAGCCTCGCCGCCGCAGGCGCCCGCCTCACCGTCACGGATGTCGCGGAGGGCAAGCGCGCCCTCGCCGATGAACTCGGCGCGGCCTGGGTCGACCCGGCGGAGGCGCACCTCGTCGAGGCCGACGTCTTCGTGCCCTGCGGACTCGGCGGCGTGCTCACGCCCGAGGTGGTGCGCGACCTGCGTGTCGCCGCCGTCGTCGGCGCCGCGAACAACCAGCTCGCCTCACGCGACGTCGCCGCCCTGATGCAGGAGCGCGGCATCGTCTGGGCGCCCGACTTCGTGGTGAACGCGGGCGGGGTCATCTACCTCGACGTCGCGAGCGTGCCCGGAGCCGACCAGGCCGCACTCGACGCCCGCATCGAGGGCATCGGCGACACCGTGGCATCCGTGCTGCGCAGCGCCCGAGCCGACGGCACGACGACCCTCGAGGCCGCCGAACGCCTCGCACGAACGCGGCTCGACGCCGGCCGCTGA
- the purH gene encoding bifunctional phosphoribosylaminoimidazolecarboxamide formyltransferase/IMP cyclohydrolase produces MSGPAIDPSLYRARDLVPVRRALIAVSDKRGLVELATALVGAGVEIVSTGGTGKAIAEAGLPVTQVAEVTGYPEHLDGRVRTLHPAVHSGLLADLRLESHEAELAGLGIEPYELVVVNLYPFAETVAAGAAPDAVIEQIDIGGPAMVRASAKNHANVAVVVSPDRYDEIAAAVAAGGTTLAQRTVLAREAFRHTASYDVAVASWLGSVVAPDQPVEQSPFPAWVGGTWTKDADLRYGENSHQKGALYASQGGRPGIAQAVQLHGKEMSYNNYVDADSAVRAAFDFDEPAVAIIKHANPCGIAVASSGASDPIADAHRRAHECDPISAFGGVIAANRIVTLEMAQTVSGIFTEVLIAPAFEAEALELLSQKKNIRLLTLPEGFTPTAVELRQVSGGMLLQQADRHFAPASEWTLAAGEPADAATLADLEFAWTACRAVKSNAILLASGGASVGVGMGQVNRVDSCKLAVERAGERADGSVAASDAFFPFADGLQILLDGGVRAVVQPGGSVRDEEVIAAAREAGVTMYFTGERHFFH; encoded by the coding sequence ATGAGCGGCCCCGCCATCGACCCCAGCCTCTACCGTGCCCGCGACCTCGTGCCGGTGCGCCGCGCCCTCATCGCCGTGAGCGACAAGCGCGGCCTGGTCGAGCTCGCCACTGCGCTCGTCGGCGCCGGCGTCGAGATCGTCTCGACGGGCGGCACCGGCAAGGCCATCGCCGAAGCGGGCCTGCCCGTCACGCAGGTCGCCGAGGTCACCGGCTACCCCGAGCACCTCGACGGCCGCGTGCGCACGCTGCACCCCGCCGTGCACTCCGGCCTCCTCGCCGACCTCCGCCTGGAGAGCCACGAGGCCGAGCTCGCGGGCCTCGGCATCGAGCCCTACGAGCTCGTCGTCGTGAACCTCTACCCGTTCGCCGAGACGGTCGCTGCGGGTGCCGCACCCGACGCCGTCATCGAGCAGATCGACATCGGCGGGCCCGCCATGGTGCGCGCCTCCGCCAAGAACCACGCGAACGTGGCCGTGGTCGTCTCGCCCGACCGCTACGACGAGATCGCCGCAGCGGTCGCCGCCGGCGGCACGACCCTCGCCCAGCGCACCGTGCTCGCACGGGAGGCGTTCCGCCACACCGCGTCGTACGACGTCGCCGTCGCCTCCTGGCTCGGCAGCGTCGTCGCTCCCGACCAGCCGGTGGAGCAGTCGCCCTTCCCCGCATGGGTCGGCGGCACCTGGACGAAGGACGCCGACCTCCGCTACGGCGAGAACTCGCACCAGAAGGGTGCGCTCTACGCCTCGCAGGGCGGCCGCCCCGGCATCGCCCAGGCCGTGCAGCTGCACGGCAAGGAGATGTCGTACAACAACTACGTCGACGCCGACTCCGCCGTGCGCGCGGCGTTCGACTTCGACGAGCCCGCCGTCGCGATCATCAAGCACGCGAACCCGTGCGGCATCGCGGTGGCATCGTCCGGGGCATCCGACCCCATCGCCGACGCCCACCGGCGGGCGCACGAGTGCGACCCGATCTCGGCTTTCGGCGGCGTCATCGCCGCGAACCGCATCGTCACCCTCGAGATGGCCCAGACGGTCTCGGGCATCTTCACCGAGGTGCTCATCGCGCCGGCGTTCGAAGCCGAGGCGCTCGAACTGCTCTCGCAGAAGAAGAACATCCGCCTGCTGACGCTGCCCGAGGGCTTCACGCCCACGGCGGTCGAGCTGCGCCAGGTCTCGGGCGGCATGCTGCTGCAGCAGGCCGACCGTCACTTCGCGCCCGCGTCGGAGTGGACCCTCGCCGCCGGCGAGCCCGCCGACGCGGCGACCCTCGCCGACCTCGAGTTCGCGTGGACCGCGTGCCGCGCCGTGAAGTCCAACGCGATCCTGCTCGCCTCGGGCGGCGCCTCGGTCGGTGTCGGCATGGGCCAGGTCAACCGGGTCGACTCGTGCAAGCTCGCCGTCGAGCGTGCGGGGGAGCGGGCGGACGGTTCGGTCGCGGCATCCGACGCCTTCTTCCCGTTCGCCGACGGCCTGCAGATCCTCCTCGACGGCGGGGTCCGCGCGGTCGTGCAGCCCGGCGGCTCCGTTCGCGACGAAGAGGTCATCGCGGCGGCCCGCGAGGCCGGCGTCACGATGTACTTCACTGGTGAGCGCCACTTCTTCCACTGA
- the purN gene encoding phosphoribosylglycinamide formyltransferase, protein MLKLVVLISGTGSNLRALLDASADAEFPARVVAIGADRDAEGLALGEEHGVPTFSVPFTAYPDRDAWGDALIAEVARWEPDVVVLSGLMRLVPPAVVDAFSPHLINTHPAYLPEFPGAHGVRDALAAGVTQTGASLIVVDNSVDGGPIIAQERIPVLPGDTESSLHDRIKPVERRLLIQAVLDIANQHLDLKELARS, encoded by the coding sequence GTGCTGAAGCTCGTCGTCCTCATCTCGGGCACCGGATCGAACCTTCGTGCCCTGCTCGACGCCTCCGCCGACGCGGAGTTCCCGGCGCGGGTCGTGGCGATCGGCGCCGACCGCGACGCCGAGGGCCTCGCACTCGGCGAGGAGCACGGCGTGCCGACGTTCTCCGTGCCGTTCACGGCGTATCCCGATCGCGACGCGTGGGGCGACGCCCTCATCGCCGAAGTGGCACGGTGGGAGCCCGACGTCGTCGTGCTCTCGGGGCTCATGCGGCTCGTGCCGCCCGCCGTCGTCGACGCGTTCTCCCCGCACCTCATCAACACGCACCCGGCGTACCTGCCCGAGTTCCCCGGTGCCCACGGGGTGCGCGACGCGCTCGCCGCCGGGGTCACGCAGACCGGGGCGAGCCTCATCGTCGTCGACAACTCCGTCGACGGCGGCCCGATCATCGCGCAGGAGCGCATCCCGGTGCTGCCGGGCGACACCGAGTCGAGCCTCCACGACCGCATCAAGCCCGTCGAACGGCGCCTGCTCATCCAGGCCGTGCTCGACATCGCCAACCAGCACCTCGACCTGAAGGAACTCGCACGATCATGA
- a CDS encoding cell division protein PerM, protein MRRTTIALLAGLEASVAALIGLGIALVPLMLLWAVHFGLAVDATLFLRAAADVWLLGHGVDLVLQLDPVTAAQTGLPGAGDPFPITIALLGFALISVAFARRIGRRSAAEGHSFTGGISAVVVYAVIGFVLASTAGVDGARSSLWQASLLPAFVMALGVVIGAVIESLRDDPLTDAAGGFVRRHVAELPPVLVDTVRIVVRIGAGAAFGLLAVAGVLVAGLITIDYATIAGLYQSLGSGVDGGIALTVAELSLIPNLVIWGAAWLLGPGFAIGAGSVVAPSGTLLGPVPGIPLLGALPSEAQPFGALWLVVPALLGFLGAWLVAPQAAPAEPVRSPSAWNPHGSHDVRTPWWFPAVIGVGSGAVAGLVLGLLAWWSGGAVGPGRLAEVGPDPWAVAGVAALVFGIGALAGAYSARVRERSGGDHGASARPSFDRRFDEEPPPFDPNTTEVLGR, encoded by the coding sequence ATGAGACGCACGACGATCGCCCTGCTCGCCGGCCTCGAGGCATCCGTCGCCGCCCTCATCGGCCTCGGCATCGCGCTCGTGCCGCTCATGCTGCTGTGGGCGGTGCACTTCGGCCTCGCGGTCGACGCGACGCTGTTCCTCCGCGCCGCGGCCGACGTGTGGCTGCTCGGCCACGGCGTCGATCTCGTGCTGCAGCTCGATCCCGTGACGGCGGCGCAGACCGGACTGCCGGGTGCGGGCGACCCGTTCCCGATCACGATCGCGCTGCTCGGCTTCGCCCTCATCTCGGTGGCCTTCGCGCGTCGCATCGGCCGCCGCTCCGCCGCTGAGGGGCATTCGTTCACCGGCGGCATCTCCGCCGTCGTGGTCTACGCGGTCATCGGATTCGTGCTCGCGTCGACGGCCGGCGTCGACGGTGCGAGGTCGTCGCTCTGGCAGGCGTCGCTGCTGCCGGCGTTCGTGATGGCCCTCGGCGTCGTCATCGGCGCGGTCATCGAATCGCTGCGCGACGATCCGTTGACGGATGCCGCGGGCGGCTTCGTTCGCCGCCATGTCGCCGAGCTGCCCCCGGTGCTGGTCGACACGGTGCGCATCGTCGTGCGCATCGGCGCCGGCGCGGCGTTCGGACTCCTCGCGGTCGCCGGGGTGCTCGTCGCCGGGCTCATCACGATCGACTACGCGACGATCGCGGGGCTCTACCAGTCGCTCGGAAGCGGCGTCGACGGCGGCATCGCCCTGACCGTCGCCGAACTCTCGCTCATCCCGAACCTCGTCATCTGGGGCGCGGCGTGGCTGCTCGGCCCCGGATTCGCGATCGGCGCCGGCTCGGTGGTGGCCCCGTCGGGCACCCTGCTCGGGCCGGTGCCCGGCATCCCGCTGCTGGGGGCCCTGCCGAGCGAGGCGCAGCCGTTCGGTGCGCTGTGGCTCGTCGTGCCTGCGCTGCTCGGATTCCTCGGCGCGTGGCTCGTGGCGCCCCAGGCGGCGCCGGCGGAGCCGGTGCGGTCGCCGTCGGCGTGGAACCCGCACGGGAGCCACGACGTGCGCACGCCCTGGTGGTTCCCGGCCGTGATCGGAGTCGGTTCCGGCGCGGTCGCCGGACTCGTGCTCGGACTGCTCGCGTGGTGGTCGGGCGGAGCCGTCGGGCCGGGCAGGCTCGCCGAGGTCGGCCCCGATCCGTGGGCCGTCGCCGGGGTCGCCGCACTCGTGTTCGGCATCGGCGCGCTCGCGGGCGCGTACTCGGCGCGTGTGCGCGAGCGGTCGGGGGGCGACCACGGGGCATCCGCTCGCCCGTCGTTCGACCGCCGCTTCGACGAGGAGCCGCCTCCCTTCGACCCGAACACGACCGAGGTGCTCGGCCGGTAG
- a CDS encoding MSCRAMM family protein has protein sequence MRIVAAAAAGALVITGLAVTPAQAAHPEVSLTGSDFEIEDPASPGGANLKVDDATPPSLDWMNVSQEQTTDIVNPKNDNSFGQGAKEDTEVPTVVTGGIPPNKSDLKNFGLYLETNLSGHQFLNLYWHRVQDPTGTTNMDFEFNQSETPSANGVTPVRSHGDMLIQYDLANGGTRPELSVSRWLTSFGPAPLNACEAGSLPCWSTKVNLSALGLATGSINTTAIPSGDSDGLGAISARTFGEATVDFTALASTLDECKTFGSAYLKSRSSDSFTAALKDFIAPIGTGFPTCGNVTIRKVTDPAGSTVDFEYTKDFTSDPPDSTFTLSDGESQSFSEVPIDTEGHVTESTLPAGWDLDHVDCEASTDGANVTIDGAEITFNLDSADDTVDCTYYNKARGKIIVKKITDDGMGSFDFTSDTLDPAAFTLTTTAPDEAGEASRDFEDLLPGTYDVAETVPAGWNLQSSECDDQSPVTAIDVSAGETVTCTFVNSREVGAIKIVKTRKHAATGSGDYPHQGVTFTVTGGELPPEGVQAMTGADGTVCVPGLLVSAFAGNYTVTESVPAGYHLVGPNGRTATVVESEGDCDPITPEATVSFQNMPLTNLTVSVDSQVDGGTKSTIDCVPGLPEPDQATGPNGDGSLTLNDLEPQVVTCTIVIDP, from the coding sequence ATGCGCATCGTCGCGGCCGCGGCCGCGGGCGCCCTCGTCATCACCGGGCTCGCGGTCACTCCCGCGCAGGCCGCGCATCCCGAGGTGAGCCTGACCGGCAGCGACTTCGAGATCGAGGATCCGGCATCGCCGGGCGGCGCGAACCTCAAGGTCGACGACGCCACGCCTCCATCGCTCGACTGGATGAACGTGAGCCAGGAGCAGACCACCGACATCGTCAACCCGAAGAACGACAATTCGTTCGGCCAGGGCGCGAAGGAGGACACCGAGGTGCCCACGGTCGTGACCGGCGGCATCCCGCCGAACAAGAGCGACCTGAAGAACTTCGGCCTCTACCTCGAGACCAACCTCAGCGGGCACCAGTTCCTGAACCTCTACTGGCACCGAGTCCAGGATCCGACCGGCACGACGAACATGGACTTCGAGTTCAACCAGTCGGAGACCCCGTCGGCCAATGGCGTCACACCCGTGCGGTCGCACGGTGACATGCTGATCCAGTACGACCTGGCGAACGGCGGCACGCGCCCCGAGCTGTCGGTGTCGAGGTGGCTCACCTCGTTCGGCCCGGCCCCGCTCAACGCGTGCGAAGCGGGCAGCCTGCCCTGTTGGTCGACGAAGGTCAACCTCAGTGCACTCGGCCTCGCGACCGGATCGATCAACACGACCGCGATCCCCTCGGGCGACTCCGATGGCCTCGGCGCGATCTCCGCGCGGACGTTCGGTGAGGCGACGGTCGACTTCACCGCACTCGCGAGCACGCTCGACGAGTGCAAGACGTTCGGCAGCGCGTACCTGAAGAGCCGGTCCTCCGACTCGTTCACTGCAGCACTGAAGGACTTCATCGCACCCATCGGCACCGGGTTCCCGACGTGTGGCAACGTCACGATCCGCAAGGTCACCGATCCCGCGGGCTCGACCGTGGACTTCGAGTACACGAAGGACTTCACGAGCGACCCCCCCGACAGCACCTTCACGTTGAGCGACGGCGAGTCGCAGTCGTTCAGTGAGGTGCCGATCGACACCGAGGGCCACGTGACCGAATCGACCCTGCCAGCCGGCTGGGATCTCGATCATGTCGACTGCGAAGCGAGTACTGACGGAGCGAATGTCACGATCGACGGCGCAGAGATCACCTTCAACCTCGATTCCGCCGACGACACGGTCGACTGCACGTACTACAACAAGGCGCGCGGAAAGATCATCGTCAAGAAGATCACGGATGACGGCATGGGATCGTTCGACTTCACGTCGGACACGCTCGATCCCGCAGCCTTCACGCTCACCACGACGGCTCCCGATGAGGCCGGCGAGGCCTCGAGGGACTTCGAAGACCTGCTGCCGGGAACGTACGACGTCGCCGAGACCGTGCCCGCAGGCTGGAACCTCCAGTCGAGCGAGTGCGACGACCAGTCGCCCGTGACCGCGATCGACGTCTCTGCCGGCGAGACGGTGACATGCACCTTCGTCAACAGCCGAGAGGTCGGCGCGATCAAGATCGTGAAGACCCGCAAGCACGCGGCGACTGGATCGGGCGACTACCCGCACCAGGGCGTGACGTTCACCGTCACCGGCGGCGAGCTGCCTCCGGAAGGGGTGCAGGCCATGACCGGCGCCGATGGCACCGTGTGCGTTCCCGGACTCCTCGTGAGCGCGTTCGCCGGCAACTACACCGTCACCGAGTCGGTGCCGGCGGGGTACCACCTGGTCGGCCCCAACGGCCGGACGGCGACGGTCGTCGAGAGCGAGGGCGATTGCGATCCGATCACTCCCGAAGCGACGGTGTCGTTCCAGAACATGCCGCTGACGAACCTCACGGTCTCGGTCGACTCGCAGGTCGACGGCGGCACCAAGTCGACGATCGACTGCGTGCCCGGCCTGCCGGAACCGGACCAGGCGACTGGCCCGAACGGAGACGGTTCGCTCACCCTCAATGACCTGGAACCGCAGGTGGTGACGTGCACGATCGTCATCGACCCCTGA
- the sucD gene encoding succinate--CoA ligase subunit alpha has product MTIFLNKDSKVIVQGITGGEGSKHTSRMLAAGTQVVGGVNARKAGTTVLHHDAAGNPVELPVFASVAEAMEQTGADVSIAFVPPAFTKDAVVEAIDASIPLLVIITEGVPVQDSAEFWAYAQEKGNATRIIGPNCPGIISPGEALVGITPANITGKGPIGLVSKSGTLTYQMMYELRDLGFSTAIGIGGDPIIGTTHIDALAAFEADPETKAIVMIGEIGGDAEERAADFIKANVTKPVVGYVAGFTAPEGKTMGHAGAIVSGSAGTAQAKKEALEAAGVKVGKTPSETAQLLREVYAAL; this is encoded by the coding sequence ATGACGATCTTCCTCAACAAGGACTCCAAGGTCATCGTCCAGGGCATCACCGGTGGCGAGGGCTCCAAGCACACGTCGCGCATGCTCGCGGCGGGCACCCAGGTGGTCGGCGGCGTGAACGCGCGCAAGGCCGGCACCACGGTGCTGCACCACGATGCAGCAGGCAACCCGGTCGAGCTTCCGGTGTTCGCCTCGGTCGCCGAGGCCATGGAGCAGACGGGGGCGGATGTCTCCATCGCCTTCGTTCCGCCGGCCTTCACGAAGGATGCCGTGGTCGAGGCCATCGACGCCTCGATCCCGCTCCTCGTGATCATCACCGAAGGCGTGCCCGTGCAGGACTCCGCTGAGTTCTGGGCCTACGCCCAGGAGAAGGGCAACGCGACGCGCATCATCGGCCCGAACTGCCCCGGCATCATCAGCCCCGGCGAGGCCCTCGTCGGCATCACGCCGGCGAACATCACCGGCAAGGGCCCGATCGGCCTCGTGTCGAAGTCGGGCACGCTCACGTACCAGATGATGTACGAGCTGCGCGACCTCGGCTTCTCGACCGCGATCGGCATCGGCGGCGACCCCATCATCGGCACGACGCACATCGACGCGCTCGCCGCGTTCGAGGCCGACCCCGAGACCAAGGCGATCGTGATGATCGGCGAGATCGGCGGCGACGCCGAAGAACGCGCGGCCGACTTCATCAAGGCCAACGTCACGAAGCCGGTCGTCGGCTACGTCGCCGGCTTCACGGCTCCCGAGGGCAAGACCATGGGCCACGCCGGCGCCATCGTCTCGGGCTCGGCGGGCACCGCGCAGGCGAAGAAGGAGGCCCTCGAGGCCGCCGGCGTCAAGGTCGGCAAGACGCCGTCCGAGACCGCACAGCTGCTTCGCGAGGTCTACGCGGCGCTGTAA